The following are encoded together in the Halopiger aswanensis genome:
- a CDS encoding NfeD family protein: protein MLDALLGNVPLLLLSVGLVLMLLEALSPGAHLIVIGVALVGAGLIGMLVPLTLSPIVLAALTLVIGLAAAYVYREFDFYGGKGTAQTTDSDSLAGATGYATERITTRDGEVKLDEGGFAPYYSARTSSGTIEEGEEIIVIDPGGGNVLTVESLGAIGEDEIDRALAKDAANNATNADSNTSADTGSPLEDSGNANANPERETETEKSS, encoded by the coding sequence ATGCTTGACGCCCTTCTGGGGAACGTGCCGCTCTTGCTCCTCTCGGTGGGTCTCGTGTTGATGCTGCTCGAGGCCCTCTCGCCGGGCGCGCACCTCATCGTCATCGGGGTTGCGCTGGTCGGTGCGGGACTGATCGGGATGCTCGTGCCGCTCACGCTGAGCCCGATCGTCCTGGCCGCGCTGACGCTCGTGATCGGGCTCGCCGCGGCGTACGTCTACCGCGAGTTCGACTTCTACGGCGGGAAGGGAACCGCTCAGACGACGGACTCGGACTCCCTCGCCGGCGCGACCGGCTACGCTACCGAGCGCATCACGACGCGAGACGGCGAGGTGAAACTCGACGAGGGCGGCTTCGCCCCCTACTACAGCGCCCGAACCTCGAGCGGGACCATCGAGGAGGGCGAGGAGATCATCGTGATCGATCCCGGCGGCGGCAACGTGCTCACCGTCGAATCGCTGGGTGCGATTGGCGAGGACGAGATCGACCGCGCGCTCGCCAAAGACGCGGCAAACAACGCCACGAATGCCGATTCGAACACCAGCGCCGACACCGGCAGTCCGCTCGAGGACTCGGGGAACGCGAATGCGAACCCCGAGCGGGAGACGGAAACCGAAAAATCGAGTTAG
- the trpC gene encoding indole-3-glycerol phosphate synthase → MNSGTELAPAVASILEAARERSGGETAVDVDARSLPDAIASAEADGRVPVIAEVKPTSPTAEGTRDDDPVELAEAMVEGGAAAISVLTEPSHFGGSPEALTRVREAVDVPVLRKDFVLEEAQMDVVEADLLLLIARFVDDLEGLIGAARERGFQPLVEVHDREELEAALEAGAAIIGVNNRDLARLEVDLETFESVAPHARRMTRLDESSGEAARPAPDDVTLIAESGVSSPADVRRMREAGADALLVGSAVMDHGAADSDVAANTRRLTRAEATGETSDDDGDGNGD, encoded by the coding sequence ATGAACTCTGGAACGGAGCTCGCGCCCGCGGTGGCGTCGATCCTCGAGGCCGCCCGGGAGCGCTCTGGCGGCGAGACCGCCGTCGACGTGGACGCGCGGTCGCTGCCCGATGCGATCGCGAGTGCGGAGGCGGACGGCCGCGTCCCGGTGATCGCGGAGGTCAAGCCGACGAGTCCAACGGCCGAGGGAACACGGGACGACGATCCCGTCGAACTGGCCGAGGCGATGGTCGAGGGCGGCGCAGCGGCGATTTCGGTGCTCACTGAGCCCTCGCACTTCGGCGGCTCGCCCGAGGCGCTGACCCGCGTCCGCGAAGCCGTCGACGTCCCCGTCCTCCGGAAGGACTTCGTCCTCGAGGAAGCACAAATGGACGTCGTCGAGGCCGACCTCCTCCTGCTGATCGCCCGCTTCGTGGACGATCTCGAGGGACTAATCGGGGCCGCCCGCGAGCGCGGATTCCAACCGCTCGTGGAGGTTCACGACCGCGAAGAGCTTGAGGCCGCGCTCGAGGCGGGGGCGGCGATCATCGGCGTCAACAACCGGGATCTGGCGCGACTCGAGGTGGACCTCGAAACCTTCGAGTCGGTCGCGCCCCATGCGAGGCGCATGACGCGCCTCGATGAGTCGAGCGGCGAAGCCGCGAGACCCGCTCCCGATGACGTGACGCTGATCGCCGAAAGCGGCGTCTCGAGTCCGGCGGACGTGCGCCGGATGCGCGAGGCGGGCGCGGACGCCCTGCTGGTCGGCAGCGCCGTCATGGACCACGGCGCGGCCGACAGCGACGTCGCCGCGAACACGCGGCGGCTGACGCGGGCGGAAGCAACGGGCGAGACGAGCGACGACGACGGCGACGGCAACGGAGACTGA
- a CDS encoding 2-amino-3,7-dideoxy-D-threo-hept-6-ulosonate synthase, giving the protein MTTATGIDARLERIGTDGNYVIVPMDHGITMGAVQGLKDIESTIDGVTSGGADAVLTQKGIAPRVHENKNGKGYIVHLNGSTTIGPDENDKRMTGTVEEAVRAGADAVSFHINVGSDHEPDQITQLSEVTAEAERLGMPVLAMAYARGPGVDPEDPEALGHAVRLAEELGADIVKTGYSGDAESFQHVVESTRLPVIIAGGSKGSDRETIEMVRGTMDAGGAGISMGRSIFQHEDPEAIATAVSGVVHDDLSTEEALRRAGLALEA; this is encoded by the coding sequence ATGACCACCGCCACCGGAATCGACGCACGACTCGAGCGAATCGGTACAGACGGGAACTACGTCATCGTCCCGATGGACCACGGGATCACGATGGGCGCCGTACAGGGCCTGAAGGACATCGAATCGACGATCGACGGCGTAACCAGCGGCGGCGCGGACGCCGTCCTCACGCAGAAGGGGATCGCGCCCCGCGTCCACGAGAACAAGAACGGCAAGGGGTACATCGTCCACCTCAACGGCTCGACGACGATCGGCCCCGACGAGAACGATAAACGGATGACCGGCACGGTCGAGGAGGCCGTCCGCGCCGGCGCCGACGCCGTCTCCTTCCACATCAACGTCGGCTCCGACCACGAGCCCGACCAGATCACGCAGCTCTCGGAAGTGACGGCGGAGGCCGAACGGCTCGGCATGCCGGTCCTCGCGATGGCTTACGCGCGCGGTCCGGGCGTCGACCCCGAGGACCCCGAAGCGCTGGGGCACGCCGTCCGACTCGCCGAGGAACTCGGCGCCGACATCGTCAAGACGGGCTACAGCGGCGACGCCGAGAGCTTCCAGCACGTCGTCGAATCGACCCGCCTGCCGGTCATCATCGCCGGCGGTTCCAAGGGCAGCGACCGCGAGACGATCGAAATGGTCCGCGGCACGATGGACGCCGGCGGCGCGGGCATCTCGATGGGCCGCTCGATCTTCCAGCACGAGGACCCCGAAGCCATCGCGACGGCCGTCTCGGGCGTCGTCCACGACGATCTCTCGACCGAGGAGGCGCTGCGCCGGGCCGGCCTCGCGCTCGAGGCCTGA
- a CDS encoding poly-gamma-glutamate hydrolase family protein — MTRRTLTTQPLERTDTGHYSELLYDDGANDDVLICAAHGGEVEPGTAEAAMELAGRLEDATCWACLGYDDERRAFDLYHPPSSSFVPDDYPLLGRIADRGFETVISLHGLGDDRVIVGGGIDADVKHRVQDRLDDAVTHPVETASDGPYGGVSPDNFVNWLARDGRGGLQLEQSLAVRRAERDAVVDELASLVDGGLR; from the coding sequence GTGACGCGACGGACGCTTACGACGCAACCCCTCGAGCGGACCGACACGGGACACTACTCCGAACTGCTGTACGACGACGGGGCGAACGACGACGTGCTGATCTGCGCCGCTCACGGCGGCGAAGTTGAGCCCGGCACCGCTGAAGCGGCGATGGAACTCGCCGGCCGACTCGAGGACGCCACCTGCTGGGCCTGTCTCGGGTACGACGACGAACGGCGGGCGTTCGACCTCTACCATCCGCCCTCGAGTTCCTTCGTCCCCGACGACTACCCGCTGCTCGGCCGAATCGCGGATCGGGGGTTCGAGACGGTGATCAGCCTCCACGGACTGGGCGACGACCGGGTGATCGTCGGCGGCGGAATCGACGCCGACGTCAAGCACCGCGTGCAGGACCGACTCGACGACGCCGTTACGCATCCCGTCGAGACGGCGTCCGACGGGCCGTACGGCGGCGTGAGTCCGGACAACTTCGTCAACTGGCTCGCGCGGGACGGCCGAGGCGGCCTCCAGCTCGAGCAGAGCCTCGCCGTGCGCAGGGCCGAACGCGACGCCGTCGTCGACGAGTTAGCGTCGCTGGTCGACGGCGGTCTCCGCTGA
- the trpB gene encoding tryptophan synthase subunit beta, translated as MSTHEHASETDDERRDGTFGDYGGQYVPEALMPALQELEDAYQRYVLENEDGFMDEFRERMRDFGGRPTPLQRADRLSERYDREIYLKREDLVHGGAHKLNNALGQVLLAKYMGKERVIAETGAGQHGTATAMAAAHLDMPCEIYMGRTDINRQRPNVYRMRMNGAEVNPVEAGSGTLKEAINETMRDWATTVERTHYVIGSVVGPHPFPKLVRDFQSVIGEEAREQVQEKAGRLPDTVVACAGGGSNTMGTFHAFVPDEGSAEPRSADDSSGDEPREHVDLVAVEAGGSSLEIDEDEGLAPNSATLSTGTDGVLHGAMTKLLQQSDGQIVESHSVSAGLDYAGVGPELSHLVESGRVTPTSVDDEAALNGFHRLSNLEGIIPALESSHALGYLEEHTDELGDLVVVNVSGRGDKDLETVLEETEKRDLEAAPDVEVFDA; from the coding sequence ATGAGCACACACGAGCACGCGAGCGAGACGGACGACGAACGGCGGGACGGCACCTTCGGCGACTACGGCGGTCAGTACGTCCCCGAGGCGCTGATGCCGGCCCTGCAGGAACTCGAGGACGCCTACCAGCGGTACGTCCTCGAGAACGAGGACGGCTTCATGGACGAGTTCCGCGAGCGGATGCGCGATTTCGGCGGGCGGCCGACGCCGCTCCAGCGCGCGGATCGATTGAGCGAGCGCTACGACCGCGAGATCTACCTCAAGCGCGAGGACCTGGTCCACGGCGGCGCGCACAAGCTGAACAACGCGCTCGGCCAGGTCCTGCTGGCGAAGTACATGGGGAAGGAGCGCGTGATCGCCGAGACCGGCGCCGGCCAGCACGGCACCGCGACCGCGATGGCCGCGGCCCACCTCGACATGCCCTGCGAGATCTACATGGGACGGACGGACATCAACCGCCAGCGCCCCAACGTCTATCGGATGCGGATGAACGGCGCCGAGGTGAACCCGGTCGAGGCCGGCAGCGGCACCCTGAAGGAGGCGATCAACGAGACGATGCGCGACTGGGCGACGACCGTCGAGCGAACCCACTACGTCATCGGTTCGGTCGTCGGCCCGCACCCGTTCCCCAAACTCGTCCGGGACTTCCAGTCGGTCATCGGCGAGGAAGCCCGCGAGCAGGTCCAGGAGAAGGCCGGTCGACTGCCCGACACCGTCGTCGCCTGCGCCGGCGGCGGCTCGAACACGATGGGGACGTTCCACGCGTTCGTTCCTGACGAGGGGAGCGCGGAGCCACGCTCCGCGGATGACTCGAGCGGCGACGAGCCGCGAGAGCACGTCGATCTGGTCGCCGTCGAGGCCGGCGGCTCGAGCCTCGAGATCGACGAGGACGAGGGCCTCGCACCCAACTCCGCGACGCTCTCGACGGGCACCGACGGCGTGCTCCACGGCGCGATGACGAAGCTGCTCCAGCAGTCCGACGGCCAGATCGTCGAGTCCCACAGCGTCAGCGCGGGGCTGGACTACGCCGGCGTCGGCCCCGAACTCTCCCACCTCGTCGAGAGCGGCCGCGTGACGCCGACCAGCGTCGACGACGAGGCCGCGCTCAACGGCTTCCACCGGCTCTCGAACCTCGAGGGGATCATCCCGGCGCTCGAGTCGAGTCACGCGCTCGGATATCTGGAGGAGCACACCGACGAACTCGGCGACCTCGTCGTCGTCAACGTCTCCGGCCGCGGCGACAAGGACCTCGAGACGGTCCTGGAGGAGACCGAGAAACGCGATCTTGAAGCCGCGCCGGACGTGGAGGTGTTCGACGCGTGA
- the trpA gene encoding tryptophan synthase subunit alpha, translating into MSDTPGEYDSDVEAAIRENHPALITYITAGDPSLEDTKEYVEALDRGGSDLIELGLPFSEPIAEGQTIQAAINRALEAGTTPEGFFELVDDLETEAPLLVMTYYNMILQYGDEPDVRPFVERAAEAGLSGIIVPDLPAEEADPLRDACDDHGLDLVFIIAPTTEGQRLDDIMSQVSGFAYVQARLGTTGARANVSTATHDSLARLSEYDVPKAVGFGVSEGDHAAEIVEAGADGVIVGSALVDIVASSDETAEAVERLEAKAAELKDGARRGADSITVDAEDAPEPEQQ; encoded by the coding sequence GTGAGCGACACACCCGGCGAGTACGACAGCGACGTCGAGGCCGCCATCCGCGAGAACCACCCCGCGCTGATCACCTACATCACCGCAGGCGATCCCTCCCTCGAGGACACCAAGGAGTACGTCGAGGCGCTCGATCGCGGCGGCTCGGACCTGATCGAACTCGGCCTCCCGTTCTCGGAGCCGATCGCGGAGGGCCAGACGATCCAGGCCGCGATCAACCGCGCGCTCGAGGCCGGCACGACCCCCGAGGGCTTCTTCGAGTTGGTCGACGACCTCGAGACGGAGGCGCCGCTGCTGGTGATGACGTACTACAATATGATCCTGCAGTACGGCGACGAACCCGATGTGCGGCCGTTCGTGGAGCGTGCTGCAGAGGCCGGGCTGTCGGGCATCATCGTCCCCGACCTCCCCGCCGAGGAGGCCGATCCCCTTCGCGACGCCTGCGACGACCACGGGCTCGATCTCGTCTTCATCATCGCGCCGACGACCGAGGGCCAGCGCCTCGACGACATCATGTCCCAGGTCTCGGGCTTCGCCTACGTGCAGGCCCGCCTCGGCACGACCGGGGCGCGCGCGAACGTCTCGACGGCGACCCACGACAGCCTCGCGCGCCTCTCCGAGTACGACGTCCCCAAGGCCGTCGGCTTCGGCGTCAGCGAGGGCGACCACGCCGCGGAGATCGTCGAGGCCGGCGCCGACGGCGTGATCGTCGGCAGCGCCTTAGTCGATATCGTCGCGAGCAGCGACGAGACCGCCGAAGCCGTCGAGCGCCTCGAGGCCAAAGCGGCCGAACTCAAGGACGGTGCGCGCCGCGGCGCGGACTCTATCACGGTCGATGCGGAAGATGCACCGGAACCGGAACAGCAATAA